Within the Equus przewalskii isolate Varuska chromosome 1, EquPr2, whole genome shotgun sequence genome, the region CTGCGTGTTACACAGATGTGCACCTGACACCAGCTTTCCTTCCATATATAAGGAAACCTCCTGGAGCACAGGGAGTGCTGGCTCTTGAGAAGGGAAGCGTAGGACTCTGCCAGCAGAGGCTTCTACTGGCACCATGTGGCTACTGCAGTCCGTCTTGCTCTGTTTTTCCTTATCTCTTGCTCTGGGCGGTCAGCGTGAACTGGAGGCACCAGCTTATCCCGGTGTACTCCACTGTGGGCTACGGAGCTTTCAGTTCACTGTGAACCTCAGCCAGGAGACAGCGACTCCTCCCGCACTAATCGCTTGGGGTAAGTTTGACGACTCACCTGGTTTAGCCAGGCAGTGGTATGTTTCCTCCACTGCCTAAAGCTGCCCTCTGGCTGCTGGTCCTGACATTTTCCCCCTTTGGTAAACTCCGCAGCTTCTCTCTCCAGAGGAATCATCTAAAATATAACTTCATTTCTGCAGCTGCTTCCCCTCTTACTCCTCTCTCTTCGCAGCCGTCCCTTGGGTCTAATGGCAAAGTGAGCTGTCCTTTCCCAGCCCTGCTGACCTTGGTGACTGACCACTTGTGCTTTTGCCTCTCCCCACTCCCGCCCAGACAACCGTGGGATGCCCCGCAGGCTGCAGAATGACTCGGACTGTGGCACCTGGGTGAGGGAGGACCCAGGCAGCTCCGTGGTGTTAGAAGCATCCTACAGTAGCTGCTATGTCACCCAGTGGGTGAGTATAACGCAATCACGAGGAACACTGAGACACCTCAGGCTACATCCAGGTTGACTCCTCAGGGCCTGTCTCTCCAGGACTCCCACTACATCATGCCGGTAGGAGTTGAAAGAACAGATGCAGCTGGACACAGGACAGTTACAAAGATGAAGCTGCTCGAGTGTCCTATGGATTTTCTAGGTAAGGGCTGAAAACGTTCAGGTTCTGAATGGTGTAGAGTTGCCTGGAAAGTGCCCTTGGGCCTCCCCTACCGGCTCTGTGTAGTGACAGCTGATACTCATGAAGGATTATCTTCCAACTCTCACCTCCACAGGCCAACCTTAAAGATTACTCTTACGCCTGAGAGATTACTCAGTGCAAAGGCACAGTGGGGAGTGCTTCCTCTCTAGTGTTAACCCAGTGCTGTAAGAATTATTGCTGCTCCCCAGCAGTGAGCTTGACCAAGGACCCCTCACTggtgggtggcagagctgggattcaaacaaGAATTAGCCGGGGACCAGGAATTCCTCGGTCTTGAGAAGGGTAGAGAAGGAAGCTGAAGCTATCAAGGAGACTTGGCAAATGCCTCCAAGAAGCAGACCATGCACTTAGAGCTCAGCCCTTTCAGTTGGGGGCTACTTGATCACCTAACTGGGGAATTAGTAGGAAGTAGGAGGCCTACTCAACCTTAGCAAATCTTGTCTTGTGAGCGAGAGCCCTGCCTCAAAGTCATAGCAGACTCAAACTTGTAAATCACTCTTCTCATCTGCCTTGCTGCTCAAAAGATAACCCAGAGGGATACCACTGACAAATACAGAAtcacaggccccaccccagacctactgaaccagaatctcCATTTCAAAAAGATCTCCAGGGAACTTGTAGCTCAGAAGACTGAGGAGCGCCTCTagagaacagaaggaaggactctactggaaggaaagaggaaagggccCCACTGCTTCCGCTGATCTTGCTGATAGTCTCTTCTTTCAAAAAGTACTGACTTCAGGGGACTCTTCAGAGTGATTTAATGGTTACTTCCTGAGACTTAATCTCTAGTATACAATATGGATATATCTAATCTCTAGATCTATATGGGAATTTTGATGCTTTCTAACAAAACGGTCCTTTTTAAGGCCAAAGATTTTTACCTAGCTTGATTACTCTCCTCTAAAATCTAGCCCTGAATGCTCCAAGTGCTGACCTGTGTGACTCTGTCCCAGTGTGGGACAGACTGACATGTGCTCCTTCACCTGTCACTCAAGGAGACTGCAAGGAGCGAGGCTGCTGCTACAACTCGGAGGTGAATTCCTGTTACTATGGAAACACGGGTGAGTTAAGGCATCTTTGAAACCAGAAAAGTTCCAATTACTTGCCACTAAACCTGGAGGGAGGGGGATCTCCCCACCCGCCCCACCTCAGGCAAATACTAAAGATGACCAAAGGAGCTTTCTAGAGACTTCTATTGCCTATTGTCCTAGAAACCAAACACAAAGCAAATAACATTCAATGAATTCAAGAAGCTAAATCTACGTGCAAGATACTAGCTAACTGACAGAAAATTAACCTATTCCCAAGGAAAAGCCACATTGGTGACTGATAGTCTGATCAAGTATCTAGAGAGCCTTATTTCACAAACGTTACTTTCTATATGTCCTAAATCATGCTCTAAGTTTTCTAATGCAAAAGACACTCACTGAGTTTGTATATGCCATATCCTATGCTAAGCTCTGAACTCTAACTGATAAGTTAAAACAAAGCAGGTActgccatccccattttacagacggtaAAGCTGAAGCAAGGAGATTAAGCTTTGCTTGAGGTCTCACAATAAGTGGCGGAGGTAAGATTCAAGCCCAGGTGCTCATCCCGAGCCTTGATGAAGCTCTGGACAGCTGAACTTGCACTGAGGTCATTAGCTGGGGATGCCAACTTATCAGAGGGAGGGATCGAAAGTAGCCAAATCATTAGACTTTTGTCTAGCTGGCTCAATAACAGAGGAGATGACCTGCCTTCAGCACAACCACTCTGGTGTTTCAGTGACCTCGCGTTGTACCCAAGATGGCCACTTCTCCATCGCCGTGTCTCGGAATGTGACCTCACCCCCGTTGCTCTTGAGTTCTGTACACTTGGCCTTCAGGAATGACAGTGAATGTAACCCTGTGATGGCCACACATGCCTTTGCCCTCTTCCGGTTTCCATTTACTTCCTGTGGTACCACAAGACGGGTGAGAACAATCGACTGTAGGCTCTGTTCCTGACTTTAGAAGTTGGGCAGGAATGTCCTAGCGACCAGTGGGAGAGCTGGAATATCTTAAGCCGTGCAGGATACACTGCTTGGCGTGTAGGATAGTCTCTAGGACTAAAAAGTGCTTCATCACTGAGAAAGCTGAAAGCTCCCCTGGGCGTTTGGCTAAGACTCTCACAGCTGTGCTCCAGCAAGGGGCTAGCACTTGCACCAAGCCTGGAAGAGAAGAACAAGCAACAGGTTCCTCCTACCACACTGCCCTGGGAAACAAGCAGGGAGGCCAGCTAAGATTGGTGCTCCTGGCTGTGTCAGATGAGTACTCAAAGCCCTTTCCTGTTCCTTTGTCCCAAAGTAAGGTGAAGTGATAACTTCCCGGGTTAGTCAATGTAGTGTCTTTGCCTCTGCTCATAGAGCAGAAAATGCAAGCTGTGATAGGGTAGCATTGCTGAGTTCTAGGTCAAAGCCAGTTGTGAGTGAAGCAGCATCTGGCTAGCAGGATTGACCAGACTTTTTTTACCCACTCATAGGTCACTGGAGACCAAGCAGTGTATGAAAATGAGCTGGTTGCCACTAGGGATGTGAGAACTTGGAGCCATGGTTCCATCACCCGGGACAGTATCTTCAGGTAAAGTTCTTAGTTAACCTGATCCTGCTTAACCAGAATGACTTCCCTTCCTCCATAAAGCAAGAGCTCTAGGGTAAGCCCTGAGTCCATAAAAGAACATTTCCTCATGATGAAAGAACCTGTCTACCACCTTGGTTGTCCAACTTGCTGACCAGTATTTGGCCAAGTCTCTCTGAATTGCTGCCACCAACTTGACCTAAGCCTCAAACTTACCTAGACTTCTATTTGATTTAACTGagtttcctctttctcattttggCCTTCTTCCGTCCACCTCCATAGTCCATCCTGTAGCAAAAAGAATCCCTTTAAAGCCTTGATCAGAtagcatttttaaagctttctcaCTGTCTTTCCATCACTTAACATCATGAGCGTAACCTACAGGACCCTGAGTGAAACAGCTCCTACTTGCTTTTCAGTCTGATCTCACCTGACATTGTCAAGTCCTCACTCGCTATTTCCCCAACCCTAGATTGTCCTTCTGTAGGCTCTTCAAAGAACCTCAAATTCTGCAtgcctctctttgttctttgtcaactgttcctcttcctcctctacttCTCAGTTACTGCTTTTCATCTTCCTTCACGTCAATCCCTGCAATGTCTTCCCTGACGACCCTCTCTACAGAAGGCACTTGTTTTTCACGGTGCCATGTCTATTTTGTGTATGATTCTTATATCTCCACCTCACAAACATCTATCTTGTTTACATATTGGTCGCTCCAACTAAAATATAGCTCCCACAAGACCAGGAATCATGCCCATCATGTTTACAGACTTGCCAACACCTAGCACTCAATGGTTCCTCAACCTTTAAAAATTGAAAGGTGACATGGCTCACTCACCCAAGTTCGCCagctaaaatcttatttttctgcaGGTTCCAAGTCAGCTGCAGCTACTCTGTAAGTAGCAATGCCTTCCCGGTTAATGTCCAGGTTTTTACTCTCCCACCACCCCTTCCTGAGACCCAGCCTGGACCCCTCACTCTGGAACTTCAGATTGCCAAAGGTAGGACACTCTTGGCTGGAGCATCTGGCCTCCCATCTAAGTCCTGTCCCTCTTCTGGGTGTGAAGACCCTACCTTGGTAACAAGACACTTGTTAGAGGTGTTTGTGGGTGATAGTCTTTCTCAAGCAACCTAGAGCTTCCCAGCTCTGTCTTTACTGCTTCAACTCATTTTGGCCTCTTACAGATAAACACTACATCTCCTACTACAACGTTAGTGACTACCCAGTGGTGAAGTTACTTCAGGATCCCATTTACGTGGAGGTCTCCATCCTTCACAGAACAGACCCCTACCTGGGGCTGATGCTACATCAGTGTTGGGCCACACCCAGCACAAACCCCCTGCATCAGCCTCAGTGGCCCTTGCTGGTAAAGGGGTAAGTGGCTTTTTCATGCAGCTGTGCTAGAGTCCCTCAAAGAGGCCCATCTTGACTGCTGGATACCTTTGCTTAGATGCCCCTACACTGGAGACAGTTATCAGACCCAACTGATCCCTGTTCAGAAAGCCTTGGATCTGCCATTTCCTTCTCACTACCAGCGCTTCAGCATCTTCACCTTCAGCTTTGTGGATTCGGTGGCAAAGCGAGCATTCAAGGGACTGGTATGATGCCTCCTTCCATGCTCTTCAGAAGGGCTCTGAACACTCCACCCCCAATTCAGAATTGCTTTCACAT harbors:
- the ZP4 gene encoding zona pellucida sperm-binding protein 4 isoform X2, which translates into the protein MWLLQSVLLCFSLSLALGGQRELEAPAYPGVLHCGLRSFQFTVNLSQETATPPALIAWDNRGMPRRLQNDSDCGTWVREDPGSSVVLEASYSSCYVTQWDSHYIMPVGVERTDAAGHRTVTKMKLLECPMDFLGDCKERGCCYNSEVNSCYYGNTVTSRCTQDGHFSIAVSRNVTSPPLLLSSVHLAFRNDSECNPVMATHAFALFRFPFTSCGTTRRVTGDQAVYENELVATRDVRTWSHGSITRDSIFRFQVSCSYSVSSNAFPVNVQVFTLPPPLPETQPGPLTLELQIAKDKHYISYYNVSDYPVVKLLQDPIYVEVSILHRTDPYLGLMLHQCWATPSTNPLHQPQWPLLVKGCPYTGDSYQTQLIPVQKALDLPFPSHYQRFSIFTFSFVDSVAKRAFKGLVYLHCSASICQPAGTPPCMITCPVTRRRRSSDIRFQNSTASISSKGPMILLQATKDSSEKLHKYSTSPVDSQSLWVAGLSGTFIVGASLVSYLAIRKQMSSSD
- the ZP4 gene encoding zona pellucida sperm-binding protein 4 isoform X1; translated protein: MWLLQSVLLCFSLSLALGGQRELEAPAYPGVLHCGLRSFQFTVNLSQETATPPALIAWDNRGMPRRLQNDSDCGTWVREDPGSSVVLEASYSSCYVTQWDSHYIMPVGVERTDAAGHRTVTKMKLLECPMDFLALNAPSADLCDSVPVWDRLTCAPSPVTQGDCKERGCCYNSEVNSCYYGNTVTSRCTQDGHFSIAVSRNVTSPPLLLSSVHLAFRNDSECNPVMATHAFALFRFPFTSCGTTRRVTGDQAVYENELVATRDVRTWSHGSITRDSIFRFQVSCSYSVSSNAFPVNVQVFTLPPPLPETQPGPLTLELQIAKDKHYISYYNVSDYPVVKLLQDPIYVEVSILHRTDPYLGLMLHQCWATPSTNPLHQPQWPLLVKGCPYTGDSYQTQLIPVQKALDLPFPSHYQRFSIFTFSFVDSVAKRAFKGLVYLHCSASICQPAGTPPCMITCPVTRRRRSSDIRFQNSTASISSKGPMILLQATKDSSEKLHKYSTSPVDSQSLWVAGLSGTFIVGASLVSYLAIRKQMSSSD